A region from the Ictalurus punctatus breed USDA103 chromosome 25, Coco_2.0, whole genome shotgun sequence genome encodes:
- the snap25a gene encoding synaptosomal-associated protein 25-A isoform X1: MADDSDMRNELSDMQQRADQLGDESLESTRRMLQLVEESKDAGIRTLVMLDEQGEQLERIEEGMDQINKDMKDAEKNLNDLGKFCGLCSCPCNKMKSGGSKAWGNNQDGVVNSQPARVVDEREQMAISGGFIRRVTDDARENEMDENLEQVGGIIGNLRHMALDMGNEIDTQNRQIDRIMDKAESNKTRIDEANQRATKMLGSG, encoded by the exons ATGGCAGATGACTCAGACATGCGCAATGAGCTCTCGGACATGCAGCAGCGTGCCGACCAGCTGGGCGATGAG TCACTGGAAAGCACTCGTCGCATGCTGCAGCTGGTGGAAGAG AGTAAAGATGCTGGTATCAGGACTTTGGTTATGCTGGATGAGCAAGGAG AACAACTGGAACGCATCGAAGAGGGGATGGACCAAATCAATAAGGACATGAAGGATGCAGAAAAGAATTTGAACGATCTAGGAAAATTCTGTGGTCTTTGCTCCTGTCCATGTAACAA AATGAAGAGTGGGGGAAGCAAGGCCTGGGGCAACAACCAGGATGGTGTGGTGAACAGCCAGCCTGCCCGTGTTGTTGATGAGCGGGAACAGATGGCCATCAGTGGAGGTTTCATCCGCAG GGTAACAGATGATGCCCGGGAAAATGAGATGGATGAGAACTTGGAGCAGGTGGGAGGCATCATTGGTAACCTGCGCCACATGGCTCTTGACATGGGTAATGAGATTGACACCCAGAATCGCCAAATTGACAGGATCATGGACAAG GCTGAGTCCAACAAGACCAGGATTGATGAAGCTAACCAGAGGGCCACAAAGATGCTTGGCAGCGGATAA
- the snap25a gene encoding synaptosomal-associated protein 25-A isoform X2, whose translation MADDSDMRNELSDMQQRADQLGDESLESTRRMLQLVEESKDAGIRTLVMLDEQGEQLDRVEDGMNHINQDMKEAEKNLKDLGKCCGLFICPCNKMKSGGSKAWGNNQDGVVNSQPARVVDEREQMAISGGFIRRVTDDARENEMDENLEQVGGIIGNLRHMALDMGNEIDTQNRQIDRIMDKAESNKTRIDEANQRATKMLGSG comes from the exons ATGGCAGATGACTCAGACATGCGCAATGAGCTCTCGGACATGCAGCAGCGTGCCGACCAGCTGGGCGATGAG TCACTGGAAAGCACTCGTCGCATGCTGCAGCTGGTGGAAGAG AGTAAAGATGCTGGTATCAGGACTTTGGTTATGCTGGATGAGCAAGGAG AACAACTCGATCGTGTTGAAGATGGCATGAACCATATCAACCAAGACATGAAGGAGGCCGAGAAAAATTTAAAAGATTTAGGGAAATGCTGTGGCCTTTTCATATGTCCGTGTAACAA AATGAAGAGTGGGGGAAGCAAGGCCTGGGGCAACAACCAGGATGGTGTGGTGAACAGCCAGCCTGCCCGTGTTGTTGATGAGCGGGAACAGATGGCCATCAGTGGAGGTTTCATCCGCAG GGTAACAGATGATGCCCGGGAAAATGAGATGGATGAGAACTTGGAGCAGGTGGGAGGCATCATTGGTAACCTGCGCCACATGGCTCTTGACATGGGTAATGAGATTGACACCCAGAATCGCCAAATTGACAGGATCATGGACAAG GCTGAGTCCAACAAGACCAGGATTGATGAAGCTAACCAGAGGGCCACAAAGATGCTTGGCAGCGGATAA